The genomic window TTACGTAAAAACAAATTCCCGCAGTTTTTGTTCCAGGTACTCTTCCCTTCTTTAGGTGAACGGCGTAGGGAACCAAAACGATCAACGGATGAATTGCTTTGTCTTGAGCAGTTTGACAATCTCATCCGCACACTCATCGATCGTTTGTTTTGACGAATCAATCACCAAGTCAGGATTGGTGGGCTCATCGTAGACCGCGGTGACGCCTGGGAAATTCAACAATTCGCCTGCATCCGCTTTGGCATACTGCCCCTTCGTGTCTCTTTCGCGACAAACATCGATCGGCGTTGCGACGTGGACGACGACGAATTGTTCGTCGCCAATCAGTTGGCTAACTTTATTTCGCACCTCTTCCGAAGGTGCCACAAAGGAGGCGAGGCAAATCATTCCCGCCTGATTGATGCCATGAGCCAAGTGGGCGCTACGGCGAAGATTCTCGCTTCGATCGGCTGCCGAGAAGCCGAGATCGCGGCTGAGACCTCGACGTACGTTCTCACCATCAATCATTGCCACCGCTCTTCCTGCATCAAACAACTTCCGCTCGACGGCAAGCGCAATCGACGTCTTTCCACTACCGGTCAAACCGGTCAGTAGAACGGTAATCGCTGTTTGGCCAAACCGAGCTGCTCGCTCCTCAGAGGTGACGGCGGAAACGGCATTAGGATCGCCCGACGGATCGGCTGCCAGATCATCATCCCAAACCGAGCGAGTCTTTTCATCGCCCGACTTGTCCAAAATCATCCCGCCTGCGACGGTCGCGTTGGTTAAACGATCGATCACGATAAACGCACCTGTTCCGCGGTTGCGACGGTATGCGTCAAAGTGCAGTGGACCACTCAGCGAGATACTGACGCGTCCGATCTCATTGAGCTCCAACTGAGGTGCTGGCTCGCGATGCAATGTGTTGACATCAACGCGGTATTTCAGTGTATCGATTGTTCCTGGCATTGTTTGGGTCGTGTGCTTAAACAAGTAGGTCTTGCCCGGAACCATCGACCCGGCATCCATCCAAACGAGCATCGCCTCAATGTGGTCGCGACTTTTGGGCAGGTTTCCTTCACGAACAATCATATCACCACGGCTGGCGTCAATTTCATCTTCCAACGTCAACGTGACCGCAAGCGGTGTGAACGCTTCGTCCAAATTCCCGTCATAGGTAACGATCTCTTTTACCCTCGACTTTTGCCGACTCGGCAGCACCATAATCTCTTCGCCCTTGCGAATGATGCCCGACGCGATCGTACCACAGAAACCGCGAAAGTTCAGATTAGGGCGATTGACTAATTGGACAGGCATCCGGAAATCTTGGAGGTTCCGGTCGCTGCCGATGTAGACCGTCTCCAAAAAGTTCATCAGCGTGCTGCCATCATACCAGGGCATATTTTCACTGCGGTCAACCAAGTTGTCGCCTTTGAGTGCGCTGATTGGGATAAAATGCACGTCTGGCAAATCCAACCGCGTGGCAAAAGATCGGTAGTCGTCACAAATTTCATTGAAACGGTCTTCGCTAAAGTCGACCAAATCCATTTTATTCACAGCAACAACCACGTGCCGAATGCCCAACAACGACACGATAAAACTATGTCGTCTCGTCTGAGTCAAAACGCCGTGCCGAGCGTCGATAAGAATAACGGCCAAATCCGCACTACTCGCTCCGGTCGCCATGTTCCGAGTGTATTGCTCGTGACCCGGAGTGTCCGCAATGATGAATTTGCGTTTCGCCGTGCTAAAGTAACGGTAGGCGACATCGATCGTTATCCCTTGCTCTCGCTCAGCCTTGAGCCCATCGGTCAGTAGTGCAGGGTCGAAATCACCGCCAACGGTACCGACTTTTTTGGAATCGGACTCGAGCTGAGCCAATTGGTCTTCATAAATCATCTTGCTGTCGTACAACAAACGACCAATCAGCGTGCTTTTCCCATCATCAACACTGCCGCACGTGATCAAGCGAAGCAATTGCTTGTGCTCATGCTGCTTGAGGTAAGCGTCGATATCGGTGGCGATCAGATCAGATTTATGGGACATGGTTGAAGTTTGAAGGTTGAAGTTTGAAGGTTGAAGTTTGAAAGAATGTAGATTGGGGGCGAGAGGAAGTTTGGTTTTCAAACTTGACCCTTCACCCGTCAAACTTCTTAAAAGTATCCGCGTCGTTTTTTCTCTTCCATTCCCGCACCACCTTCATCTTGGTCAATGATTCGTCCTTGCCGTTCACTGGTCGTCGCGAGCAACATTTCTTGGATCACTTCGGGCAATGTCGTCGCTTCACTTTCCACTGCGCCAGACAACGGATAGCACCCGAGCGTCCGGAAACGGACCATTTTCGTCTCTTCCTTTTCACCTTCAAGTAGCGGCATTCGGTCGTCGTTCCGCATCAGTAGTACGCCGTTGCGATTGACCACTTTTCGAGGTGCCGACAGGTACAGCGGAACAATCGGGATCTGCTCTAAATGAATGTACTGCCAAACGTCAAGCTCGGTCCAATTGCTCATCGGAAAGACGCGAATCGATTCGCCGTTCTTGACGCGTCCGTTGAACAAGTTCCACAATTCAGGGCGTTGGTTTTTGGGGTCCCAACGATGCGATTTATCGCGAAAACTAAAAACACGTTCCTTGGCGCGACTTTTCTCTTCATCACGTCTCGCTCCGCCAAATGCAGCATCAAAACCGTACAGATCGAGAGCCGCTTTGAGCGCATCGGTTTTCATGATCTCCGTATGGCGTTCGCTGTCCTCCCATGGCTTGATGTCGTGTTTTAGCCCCTCTTCGTTGATATAGACCTGCAGATCCAAACCGAGTTGTTTGCGGACATAGCTATCACGAAACTCGATCATCTCATGAAACTTCCACGTCGTGTCGACGTGCAACAGCGGAAACGGGATTTTGCCCGGATGGAACGCTTTGAGTGCCAAATGCAACAAGACGGCTGAGTCTTTTCCTATCGAATACAGCATGACAGGCTTACTGAATTCGGCAGCAACTTCACGAAAAATATGGATGCTTTCCGCTTCGAGCTGCTTCAAGTGGGTGAGGTTGTAGTCCGTCATGACGGCAATGTGCTAATCGGTTGGGGGACGAGAATGTGACGCGGCACTAGAAGAATGCCCGACAGTATAAACGTAATCGCAAGAATCGCCAGCCTTGGGGCAACAGCGATGCGTTTTTTTGTATTACGCTCGATCACGTGCTTAGCGGAATGCGTGTTTGAAGCATAACGCTAAGAGTCTTGCGACCCGCTGGGCAAAACCTATTTCTTAACAAGCGTCCAATCGCGACGTTGGCGACTGCTGGGAATCGTCATTCGCTTGCGATACTTGGTAACCGTCCGACGAGCGACCGTCATGCCCGATTTCTTCAGCTCTTCAACTAACTGCTCGTCGCTGTAAGGATCGCTTTTGTCTTCCTTGTCGATCAAATCTTGCAGCTTCAATCGGATCGTATCCCAAGCGACATCCTCGCCCCCTTCGGTTTGGGTTCCGCCGACAAAGAACCGCTTGAGCGGCAAAATGCCTCGAGGCGTTTGGATCCATTTGTCATCGACCGCACGACTAACGGTTGTCACGTGAACGCCAACCTTATCAGCGATTTGCTGCATTTTAAGTGGCTCAATCGCCTCCGGCCCCTCGTCTAAAAAACGCTTCTGATGCTCGACAATCGCTTCCGCCACCTTTGTCAGCGTGCTGCGTCGCTGCTCGATCGAGTCGATCAACCATTGAGCACTGCTGATCTTCTGTTTGATAAACTCGCGTTCCTCGGAGGTGCTATTGGGGTCTTGCAACCGACGGCGATAGTACTCGCTGATGTAAAGCGTTGGGACCCGATCGTCATCAAGGCGGACTTCGTAGTTGCCATCTTCGTTTCGCTCCAAAATAATGTCAGGCGTCACGTTCGGAACATACGTCTCCATGAACGCCGCTCCTGGCTTCGGATTGAGCGTATGCAGCTCCTCCTTCAAGACCTGGATATGCTCCAAAGTAAAGCCGGTCTTTTTGGCGATCTGGGGCAGGCGGTTTTCGGCTAAGTCGACCAAATGTGACTTGATCAAAATTTCCATCTCATCGTGAAATGGGGCCGTTGGCGATAGCTGGTTCAATAAACACTCGCTCAGATCACGAGCCGCAATTCCGGCGGGCTCAAGAGACTGAACGACCTTCAACGCGGTCTCCGCAAGCTGCAGATCCTCGTCCGTATGCCCAGCAGGCAACATGTCGGCAATCGGCGTCCTCAAGTAGCCGCCGTCCCGTGCGTCAAGCGTGCTGATGATCCGCTCGGCAAGCAGTTCAATCCGGTCGTCAATATCGAGTTCGGACAATTGATGGAGTAGAAAATCGTTGAGCGACTCCGGCCTTGATTGAGCGTTTGCCATCAAGTCGTGCCGTCGATCGGAATCCTCTTGGACGCGGTTCGATGACCGACGAAACGAATCGTCAAAGGTGCTCGGTAGATCGTTGACCATATTTTGAAGACGCTCAAAGTCTTCCTGATTGTCATGGTCATCGTTGACAACCAACTCTTTCTCGTCCTCGCTCCGCGTATCCGCCGACGGGCGGTCATCTTCTAACGATTCGGGATCGGTCGGATCCGCATCTTGTTGTTCAAGCAGCGGATTCTCATTCATCTCCTGCTCGATCCGCTCCTGCAGGGCCAGCATAGGAAGCTGCAGAATCTCCATCGACTGGATCATCCGTGGCGCCAATTTTTGGACCTGCATTTGCCGGGCCTGTAAGCCCATTGACATCCGCATTGCAGCATTCTCAATCAAAAGAGGAATTTTTAAAGTTGTAACTCCGCCTCTCCGAGACGGATAACACGACAAACCGTCTCTTCGAGACGTGCAATGTATCGCCAGACAGGCTCGCGACCACGCTTGCCGAAACAAGCGGTCAGAAGCCTACCTAAGTAACTAATTCGGTACGTTATTCTTTTCGAGTCTCGGAGAGACTCGGCTACTTGTACTCGAGCCTCGGAGAGACTCGGCTACTTGTACTCAAGCCTCGGAGAAACTCGGCTACTTGTACTCGAGTCTCGGAGAGACTCGGCTACTTTTTTTCGAGCCTCGGAGAGACTCGGCTACTTGCACTCGAGTCTCGGAGAGACTCGGCTACTTTTTTTCGAGTCTCGGAGAGACTCGGCTACTATTTACTCGAGACTCGGCTGACCTTCATTGGGTGAAGGAGAGCACAAACCGTGCCAAGCCAGCAAGGCCATTATAGCTTTTGCCGACCGGTTAGTGCATCCGCAATCATCTCACGATTTGCATATTCTAAGACACTTCCCGCTGTAATCCCCCTAGCTAACCTAGTCATCTGGACGGGGAACTCACTGAGCAGGTTCGAAATGTACAGCGAGGTGCCGTCACCCTCCACAGTGGGGTTTGTCGCCATAATCACTTCACGGAACTCGCCGAGTCGAACCCGGTCGACAAGTGCTTCGATGGTGAGTTGATCGGGACCGATCCCGTCCAACGGGGCGATACGCCCCAATAGAACATGGTAAAGACCTTGGTAGGCACTTGATTGCTCCAGGCTCATCAAATCGCGAGGCTGTTCCACCACGCACAACCGAGTCGTATCGCGGTTCGGGTCCGAGCAAATCGAACACAATTCGGTTTCTGCTAGATTATAACAAGCCGAACAATAACGAACGTCTTGCCGAACCCGCCGAATAGCCTCGGCCAACGCCAACGCTTCATCTTCACGAACCCTCAGCAAGTGAAAAGCCAAACGCTCGGCACTTTTGCGACCAATACCAGGCAGTTTTCCTAGTTGGTCGACCAGCCCCGAGACTGCTCCGGCATAATTCTTGGGGGCCAGATGATTGGTGGACGAGCTCGAGGATCCGACGTTCGATTCCGCTTTCGGATCAGCGGCGAGCGACTCGGTACCGGAATTGGTGGTGCGATGCGTGAAAGCCATTAACCGCCCGTTAAGTGAGCGAGAATATTGTCGAGACCAGGGATATGCAAATCCATTTCGTTTACCATTTGCGTAATTGCGTCGGCGTAAAGTTGCTTCGCTTCAGCACCCGCGTTATTGGTCGCTTCCATCACCAAAGGTTCAAGCGCGGCACCGCCCGACTCGCTGGCGATCTGGACCGATTGCACTTGCCCGACTCCGTTCATCACGACCACGACGCTGCCGTCCAACGAGGCACCGCTTACCGTTTCCACCTTCATTTTCTCGTTGAGTTCTTTCATTTTCTCGGGCAAATCTTTAAGCGATCCCATCATGGAAGCGATATTGCCGAGATTTCCAAGTCCTTTGAACATAAATGTTCCCTTCGCGAATGATCAATCGATTCGTAAAATCGTTGGGTGATATTTTGTTAGATGCATGCTGCCCCAGGGCATTGTAACCCACCGATAGGTTGCCGCACACTCCGTGCTCTAATCGCTGGGCTTCCAGTGCCGTGAAGCGGAATCTGGGCTAATGGCCCTCGTTTTGCTATAAAAACCTGTTAATGGGATTTCCATTGAGAGCAAAGCTATTTAGAATCGGACTACGACGATTCGAGTCATCCATCCTTTTTTTTCGGTCGTTTGTTTGTTTTTGCGGTTTTTAAGGCGTGTCACCACATTCCGTCATTATTTGATTCGGAATCATTGCGAATGGGAGTTATTCTTGATTACAAAACTGCCAAGTTACTCGTGGCTCATCGACAATTGATGGTCGCATGACGCGGTAACGGAAAAAAAGACATGGACACGAGGTTGTTTGATGCAGGTAAAATTGAAGGTTTTGACGGGAAGTCATTCCGGCAGAGAAATCGCTGTCAACAGCGATAAGTTTATCATTGGCCGAAGTGATTCGTGCCAATTGCGTCCCAAGAGTGAGTCGGTGAGCCGCAAGCATTGCATCTTGGTTGTGCAGGAGAGCCGAGTCCTCATCCAAGATCTCAAAAGTCGCAATGGGACGTTTGTCAACGAAAAGCAGTTGCCGATCGGAAAGGCAAAGGTTTTAAAGCCTGGCGACAACTTGAAGATTGGTAAACTTGAATTTGAGATTCTGATTGAACATGGGCTGCAAGCTCCGAAGAAACCGGAGGTCCAAAATGTCGGTGATGCTGCCGCGCGAACCGTCGAAGCGGGGACCCACGACAGTCGTTTCGAGGAAGTCGACGTGACTTCTTGGCTCGATGAAGCGGACCAAATCGATCGAGTGCGAAAAGTGGCCGATCCCGAAACACGGCAAATGAAATTGGGGGAGGTCGCTGATGAGGCCCCCAGTCGCGATGACGATAGTAGCGAACTATCCATCCACGAATCGGATTCCGACTCGAAAGCGAAAGATCGACAAAGTCGAACCAAACAGAAACCGGGAAAATTGCCAGAAGGCCTGAAAAAGACCATGAAGGAGAATTCACGCGACGCAGCAGACGATGCTCTCAAACGTTTCTTTAGCGGTCGATAAAATTGTGGGATCCCATGGAAGAATCCACCCCCCTACTCATTCAACGGTACCGTGATAACGACCCCGATGCGTTCGAGCAATTGGTCGCTCGGTATCATTCGTTGGTTTTCGGGATCTGCATGAGATTCCTACGCCACCGACAAGATGCAGAAGATGCTACCCAGGAAACCTTCTCTCGCTTGGCCAAGCATCTCAGTAAATGGGATTCGGGGCGTCCATTCGAACCATGGCTGAAGGCGATTGCCGGAAACCGTTGTCGAACCTATCGGTCACGCTTCCAAAATCGCGAGATGTTGCCGTTGACTCAAGACCCGTCGGCAGCGCTAGACCAAGTTTGCGCCGCTGCACAGCCGAATCAAGACGCCGCTCGCGAGGAGGTCCGTGAAGAACTCCGCTTGGCCCTGCGAACGTTACCTGCGAATCATCGAAATGCGTTTCAGTTGTTCCACGAACATTCGCTCGGATACGCCGAAATCGCTGCGGAGCTCGAATGCCCCATCGGCACGGTAAAAACATGGGTTCACCGTGCTCGCGTGGCCGTGATGCAGCAATTGCTCCAACGCGAGGTCGTCAACGAACAGATGGAAAAACACTACCTTTCACCAAATGGCTTGAAAGAGAGGATGCAATGAATTGTGATGATTTCCTCGAACGACTTCAAGATCAGATTGATCGCCGTCAACCGATCGATCAAGACCGCCCGCTTCTTAACCATGCCGCTCACTGCGATCTTTGTCGTGGGCAACTATTCGCGTGGCAACAAATTAACCAAATCATGCCTACGGCAACCAAGCCGGCAACCATGTCGGCAACCAATCCGGCAATTGAAAAACCGACTCCTCTGATTGGACGTTTGGCCATGTCCGCCGCCATGATCGCTGCCGCCGTCATGTTTGCGTTCTCTGTGATGACGTCCAGTTCGGAGCCGAGTGCTAGTAACCGAGGGTTTCGTACGTTTCCCAAGCCAACGGCGCTAGCCGCTGGTTCCGTCGAGAACCATTCTGCCGAACCCGCGGCTAGGGTTGCCGGCTCTGTTACCGGCCATTTCAACCGCCTAGAGGCTGCTGATGTGTTGGCGACTCGCGACCCGGCGATCGATGCGTCGCAGTGGATCCGATCGGTTCGCGAGCGGCAATGGATCGACGAGACGATGCCGACGGTTCACTCATTGCGAGACGGAGTCGCTCCGCTCGGACGCTCGCTCATCCGAGCGGTCACCATTCTGACAACGAGTTCCGCGGAACGACCCTCCTAATGCAAAACTCTCCACTACGATTCGTTCTCTTTGTAACAGCTGCAATGCTTGTTCAGACGGGGACATGCTTAGCCGATCAATTGTTCCAGCTTCGAAACGGTTTGACGCTACGCGGATCAAAAGTGGAAATCGCTTCGCTGGACGGTAATGCGTTTTCAGCCGCGACCAACGGCGACCCTCAATTTCGACCGATTTGGGTCATCGATGATGGCTTAACGCGTATCTACATGCACGGGAAAGGGATGTCAGCAGCCGAGCCGGTAAATGTTCGAAATATCGAAGAACCGATTACTTTTTGGCAACCTACCCCGCTCGGTGGTAAAGAGGTTGCCGCAGTCGGCAGTATCCTGGGAACCTCGGCGTTCAACGAATATGGTCGCCGCGTCATGACCATACGCGGCGTCGACGGCTCACCTCTCGAAATGATCCAAGGCATTACCGAATTGAACGGACGCTATGCCCGATTAGAAAGTCTAAAAGGCGATACCTCTTATGTTTGGGATTCGCGAATCGCAACTCGGTCGCTTGATTCAGCAACACTCAAGCGGATCTTTAAGCGACGATTGAATTGGGACGAACTCGATCGTCGACTCGAAGTCGTTCGCTTCTTTATTGAAGCCGAACGATTCGGAGATGCTGCAGAAGTTCTCTCAGAGGCGATCGACACTTTCCCTGCAGCGAAACAGATGAATTCGCAATTGGTTGCGATCGTCGAACGTCAAGCCGCTCAATTGCTGGACGAAGCAAAACTTCGGTCCGAATCGGGACAAAACGATTTGGCAATGCAGATCTTAAGCCAGTTTCCCATTGATCAGGTTGGGCGGGTGACTCGGCTACAAGTTCAAGATGCGATACAAAAAATTCAAGATACCGATCGTCAATCCAAAGCGATTGCAAATCAACTTGAATCTCAAATTGCAAAGCTCGACCAAGCGGAATCGCTTCAACCGATTTTAGCGGAGATCAAAGCGGGCTTATCGGCGGCTACCTTGTCGCGATTGAGTGACTACATTCGGCTCGGTGCGTCCGATGCCGTGCCGCTCGAAAACCGTGTCGCACTCGGTATTGCCGGTTGGTTGCTCGGCAGCGGATCGAACGAATCAAACCTGACCGTGGCAATCGCTCTCATCCGAGTCCGCGATTTGGTTGCCGAATATCTGGGGCCGAGCACTCCCGGTCGACGTGAAGCGATTCTGAATGAACTGCGGAATCTTGAAGGGGCACAACCCGAATATGTCGACCGCATGCTACCGCTCTTAGTGCCGACAATGCCCTGGCCCGAAGACGCTCAAAGCGAGCAAGTTCCAGGTATGTACTTCATCGGCAAGGGTGAGGAAGTACTCGAAAAACCGCCAGTACCACGATATGTGATCCAATTGCCACCCGACTACGATCCGCTTCGCGAGTATCCCTGTTTAGTATCGCTGCACCCGCTACGCGGCACCCCGGTCGATGAAATCGAGTGGT from Novipirellula aureliae includes these protein-coding regions:
- a CDS encoding alpha/beta hydrolase, giving the protein MQNSPLRFVLFVTAAMLVQTGTCLADQLFQLRNGLTLRGSKVEIASLDGNAFSAATNGDPQFRPIWVIDDGLTRIYMHGKGMSAAEPVNVRNIEEPITFWQPTPLGGKEVAAVGSILGTSAFNEYGRRVMTIRGVDGSPLEMIQGITELNGRYARLESLKGDTSYVWDSRIATRSLDSATLKRIFKRRLNWDELDRRLEVVRFFIEAERFGDAAEVLSEAIDTFPAAKQMNSQLVAIVERQAAQLLDEAKLRSESGQNDLAMQILSQFPIDQVGRVTRLQVQDAIQKIQDTDRQSKAIANQLESQIAKLDQAESLQPILAEIKAGLSAATLSRLSDYIRLGASDAVPLENRVALGIAGWLLGSGSNESNLTVAIALIRVRDLVAEYLGPSTPGRREAILNELRNLEGAQPEYVDRMLPLLVPTMPWPEDAQSEQVPGMYFIGKGEEVLEKPPVPRYVIQLPPDYDPLREYPCLVSLHPLRGTPVDEIEWWAGRYNESMNERVGHASRNGFIVVAPLWTRSGQPDYQYTPREHERVLVSLRDAMRRSSIDADRIFLAGRGEGGAASWDIAYSHPDLWAGMISISGEPGKTIMHYHPNASYVPMVLVMGERDSAPTPLVRNGAIMSDYVTYRSDAMVVMYRGRGREYFYEEVPRLFEWMKLPSHVRPKMPLDIDVATMRESDNFFWWLEVGPFKEGLSVDPQLWDQADRLRAAPISASIGNDNQIRITQGPADEFTIWLRPIENLDLSAPLTIRHRSRRVTFDYDRSLKGMLEDVRRRADRKRPFWTSVTIP
- the cysN gene encoding sulfate adenylyltransferase subunit CysN, whose protein sequence is MSHKSDLIATDIDAYLKQHEHKQLLRLITCGSVDDGKSTLIGRLLYDSKMIYEDQLAQLESDSKKVGTVGGDFDPALLTDGLKAEREQGITIDVAYRYFSTAKRKFIIADTPGHEQYTRNMATGASSADLAVILIDARHGVLTQTRRHSFIVSLLGIRHVVVAVNKMDLVDFSEDRFNEICDDYRSFATRLDLPDVHFIPISALKGDNLVDRSENMPWYDGSTLMNFLETVYIGSDRNLQDFRMPVQLVNRPNLNFRGFCGTIASGIIRKGEEIMVLPSRQKSRVKEIVTYDGNLDEAFTPLAVTLTLEDEIDASRGDMIVREGNLPKSRDHIEAMLVWMDAGSMVPGKTYLFKHTTQTMPGTIDTLKYRVDVNTLHREPAPQLELNEIGRVSISLSGPLHFDAYRRNRGTGAFIVIDRLTNATVAGGMILDKSGDEKTRSVWDDDLAADPSGDPNAVSAVTSEERAARFGQTAITVLLTGLTGSGKTSIALAVERKLFDAGRAVAMIDGENVRRGLSRDLGFSAADRSENLRRSAHLAHGINQAGMICLASFVAPSEEVRNKVSQLIGDEQFVVVHVATPIDVCRERDTKGQYAKADAGELLNFPGVTAVYDEPTNPDLVIDSSKQTIDECADEIVKLLKTKQFIR
- a CDS encoding FHA domain-containing protein — protein: MQVKLKVLTGSHSGREIAVNSDKFIIGRSDSCQLRPKSESVSRKHCILVVQESRVLIQDLKSRNGTFVNEKQLPIGKAKVLKPGDNLKIGKLEFEILIEHGLQAPKKPEVQNVGDAAARTVEAGTHDSRFEEVDVTSWLDEADQIDRVRKVADPETRQMKLGEVADEAPSRDDDSSELSIHESDSDSKAKDRQSRTKQKPGKLPEGLKKTMKENSRDAADDALKRFFSGR
- a CDS encoding RNA polymerase sigma factor, yielding MEESTPLLIQRYRDNDPDAFEQLVARYHSLVFGICMRFLRHRQDAEDATQETFSRLAKHLSKWDSGRPFEPWLKAIAGNRCRTYRSRFQNREMLPLTQDPSAALDQVCAAAQPNQDAAREEVREELRLALRTLPANHRNAFQLFHEHSLGYAEIAAELECPIGTVKTWVHRARVAVMQQLLQREVVNEQMEKHYLSPNGLKERMQ
- the cysD gene encoding sulfate adenylyltransferase subunit CysD; the protein is MTDYNLTHLKQLEAESIHIFREVAAEFSKPVMLYSIGKDSAVLLHLALKAFHPGKIPFPLLHVDTTWKFHEMIEFRDSYVRKQLGLDLQVYINEEGLKHDIKPWEDSERHTEIMKTDALKAALDLYGFDAAFGGARRDEEKSRAKERVFSFRDKSHRWDPKNQRPELWNLFNGRVKNGESIRVFPMSNWTELDVWQYIHLEQIPIVPLYLSAPRKVVNRNGVLLMRNDDRMPLLEGEKEETKMVRFRTLGCYPLSGAVESEATTLPEVIQEMLLATTSERQGRIIDQDEGGAGMEEKKRRGYF
- the recR gene encoding recombination mediator RecR, with protein sequence MAFTHRTTNSGTESLAADPKAESNVGSSSSSTNHLAPKNYAGAVSGLVDQLGKLPGIGRKSAERLAFHLLRVREDEALALAEAIRRVRQDVRYCSACYNLAETELCSICSDPNRDTTRLCVVEQPRDLMSLEQSSAYQGLYHVLLGRIAPLDGIGPDQLTIEALVDRVRLGEFREVIMATNPTVEGDGTSLYISNLLSEFPVQMTRLARGITAGSVLEYANREMIADALTGRQKL
- a CDS encoding YbaB/EbfC family nucleoid-associated protein, with product MFKGLGNLGNIASMMGSLKDLPEKMKELNEKMKVETVSGASLDGSVVVVMNGVGQVQSVQIASESGGAALEPLVMEATNNAGAEAKQLYADAITQMVNEMDLHIPGLDNILAHLTGG
- the rpoN gene encoding RNA polymerase factor sigma-54, which gives rise to MIENAAMRMSMGLQARQMQVQKLAPRMIQSMEILQLPMLALQERIEQEMNENPLLEQQDADPTDPESLEDDRPSADTRSEDEKELVVNDDHDNQEDFERLQNMVNDLPSTFDDSFRRSSNRVQEDSDRRHDLMANAQSRPESLNDFLLHQLSELDIDDRIELLAERIISTLDARDGGYLRTPIADMLPAGHTDEDLQLAETALKVVQSLEPAGIAARDLSECLLNQLSPTAPFHDEMEILIKSHLVDLAENRLPQIAKKTGFTLEHIQVLKEELHTLNPKPGAAFMETYVPNVTPDIILERNEDGNYEVRLDDDRVPTLYISEYYRRRLQDPNSTSEEREFIKQKISSAQWLIDSIEQRRSTLTKVAEAIVEHQKRFLDEGPEAIEPLKMQQIADKVGVHVTTVSRAVDDKWIQTPRGILPLKRFFVGGTQTEGGEDVAWDTIRLKLQDLIDKEDKSDPYSDEQLVEELKKSGMTVARRTVTKYRKRMTIPSSRQRRDWTLVKK